The following are encoded together in the Flavobacterium haoranii genome:
- a CDS encoding vWA domain-containing protein gives MKNVKIFSLGIAMLFAFLSFKTVNSSFRTYSEFKTITGIVSDDLGPIAGANVIVKGTNRGTTTDFDGKYTLQAKEGEILLFTYVGYSNTFLTVGKSNVYNATLNANQLEEVVVVTAHGTKKSEKKVTYAAQNIKGNISGVQINNGSVGASNKILIRGNSSINSDISKVNHQKYDDKNATSSNDNEDYGVLVENEFESPKQSPLSTFSIDVDNASYTNIRRFLNYGQQVPKDAVRVEEMVNFFKYNYSQPKNNHPFAIYTEYSECPWNENHKLLKIGLQGKDIPTEELPNSNFVFLIDVSGSMSSQNKLPLLKESMKVLVNQMRKEDKVAIVVYAGAAGLVLPPTSGNKKETIINALDQLNAGGSTAGGAGIQLACKIAEENFIKGGNNRVILATDGDFNVGASSDNDMERLIEEKRKSGVFLTCLGYGMGNYKDSKMETLADKGNGNYAYIDNIQEANRFLGKEFKGSMFAIAKDVKIQIEFNPKHVQSYRLIGYENRKLRPEDFKNDAIDAGELGSGHTVTALYEIIPVGVKSNYLKEVDGLKYSNVSTNQNFSEELATIKFRYKKPDGEKSIEMVETIKDNSVLMAKTSDDFKFSSAVAWFGLKLRDSKLITNKSKDAIKALAKQGKSNDAEGYRSEFIRLIDAVN, from the coding sequence ATGAAAAATGTAAAAATCTTTTCATTAGGGATTGCTATGCTTTTTGCGTTCCTAAGTTTTAAAACTGTAAATAGTTCATTTAGAACATATAGTGAGTTCAAAACAATTACAGGAATTGTTTCAGATGATTTGGGTCCAATTGCTGGAGCCAATGTAATTGTAAAAGGAACCAATCGTGGCACTACAACCGATTTTGATGGAAAATATACTTTACAAGCAAAAGAAGGTGAAATTTTACTTTTTACTTATGTAGGCTATTCAAATACATTTTTAACCGTTGGAAAATCGAACGTTTATAATGCAACACTAAATGCAAATCAACTTGAAGAAGTTGTGGTTGTAACTGCTCATGGAACAAAAAAATCGGAAAAAAAAGTTACTTATGCAGCTCAAAATATTAAGGGTAACATCTCAGGAGTTCAAATAAATAATGGTTCAGTTGGTGCATCAAATAAAATTCTAATTAGAGGAAACTCATCAATAAACTCAGATATTAGTAAAGTAAATCATCAAAAATATGACGATAAAAATGCTACTTCATCAAACGATAATGAAGATTATGGTGTTTTAGTGGAAAACGAATTTGAAAGTCCTAAACAATCGCCTCTTTCTACTTTTTCAATTGATGTCGATAATGCTTCTTATACTAACATTCGTCGTTTTTTAAATTATGGCCAACAAGTTCCTAAAGATGCTGTTCGTGTAGAAGAAATGGTTAACTTTTTTAAATACAATTATTCGCAACCAAAAAACAATCATCCTTTTGCAATTTATACCGAATACAGTGAATGTCCTTGGAATGAAAATCATAAACTATTGAAAATTGGTTTACAAGGAAAAGATATTCCCACGGAAGAATTACCTAACTCAAATTTTGTCTTCTTAATTGATGTTTCAGGTTCAATGAGTTCACAAAACAAATTACCTCTTTTGAAAGAATCAATGAAAGTTTTGGTAAATCAAATGAGAAAAGAAGATAAAGTTGCAATTGTGGTTTATGCTGGTGCTGCAGGATTAGTACTTCCTCCTACATCTGGAAACAAAAAGGAAACAATTATTAATGCTTTAGACCAACTAAATGCTGGTGGAAGTACTGCAGGCGGCGCTGGAATTCAATTGGCTTGTAAAATTGCAGAAGAAAACTTTATAAAAGGTGGAAACAACCGAGTAATATTAGCAACTGATGGCGATTTTAACGTAGGCGCGTCATCGGATAATGATATGGAGCGTTTAATTGAAGAGAAAAGAAAGAGTGGTGTTTTCTTAACTTGTTTAGGCTATGGAATGGGAAATTACAAAGACAGTAAGATGGAAACTTTAGCCGATAAAGGAAATGGTAATTATGCTTATATTGATAATATTCAGGAAGCTAATCGATTCTTAGGAAAAGAATTTAAAGGAAGTATGTTTGCTATTGCTAAAGATGTAAAAATTCAAATTGAATTCAATCCTAAACATGTTCAAAGCTATCGCTTAATTGGTTACGAAAATAGAAAATTACGTCCAGAAGATTTTAAAAATGATGCAATTGATGCGGGTGAATTAGGAAGCGGACATACCGTAACAGCTTTATATGAAATAATTCCTGTTGGTGTTAAAAGTAATTATTTAAAAGAAGTAGACGGATTGAAATATTCTAATGTTAGTACCAATCAAAACTTTTCGGAAGAATTAGCTACTATTAAATTTCGATATAAAAAACCAGATGGCGAAAAAAGTATAGAAATGGTAGAAACTATTAAAGATAACAGTGTTTTAATGGCTAAAACATCAGATGATTTTAAGTTTAGTTCTGCCGTAGCTTGGTTCGGATTAAAACTACGCGATTCTAAATTGATTACTAATAAATCAAAAGATGCTATTAAAGCATTAGCAAAACAAGGAAAATCGAATGATGCTGAAGGATATCGTTCTGAGTTTATTCGTTTAATTGACGCTGTAAATTAA
- a CDS encoding heme-binding domain-containing protein, with protein MKKIFYILLLAFVVIQFFQIDKTNPPVDESQDFLKINNTPEAIATQIKASCYDCHSNESKYPWYSNIQPVAWFLKHHIDEGREELNFSEFGTYTAERQAHKLDECAELIEKDEMPLSSYTIIHKDAVLDANQKELLLNYFKELHSKTKE; from the coding sequence ATGAAAAAAATATTTTATATCCTGTTGCTTGCATTTGTAGTTATCCAATTTTTTCAAATTGATAAAACAAATCCACCAGTCGATGAAAGTCAAGATTTTTTAAAAATTAACAATACTCCAGAAGCTATTGCTACTCAAATTAAAGCTTCTTGTTATGATTGTCATTCAAACGAAAGTAAATATCCTTGGTATTCAAATATTCAGCCAGTTGCTTGGTTTTTAAAACATCATATTGATGAAGGTCGAGAAGAATTAAATTTCTCAGAATTTGGAACTTACACGGCTGAACGTCAAGCTCACAAATTAGATGAATGTGCAGAACTAATTGAAAAAGATGAAATGCCTCTTTCTAGTTATACTATAATTCACAAAGATGCTGTTTTAGATGCTAATCAGAAAGAATTGCTTTTAAATTACTTTAAAGAATTACATTCTAAGACAAAAGAATAA